The Neovison vison isolate M4711 chromosome 5, ASM_NN_V1, whole genome shotgun sequence genome includes a region encoding these proteins:
- the MINK1 gene encoding misshapen-like kinase 1 isoform X3, whose protein sequence is MGDPAPARSLDDIDLSALRDPAGIFELVEVVGNGTYGQVYKGRHVKTGQLAAIKVMDVTEDEEEEIKQEINMLKKYSHHRNIATYYGAFIKKSPPGNDDQLWLVMEFCGAGSVTDLVKNTKGNALKEDCIAYICREILRGLAHLHAHKVIHRDIKGQNVLLTENAEVKLVDFGVSAQLDRTVGRRNTFIGTPYWMAPEVIACDENPDATYDYRSDIWSLGITAIEMAEGAPPLCDMHPMRALFLIPRNPPPRLKSKKWSKKFTDFIDTCLIKTYLSRPPTEQLLKFPFIRDQPTERQVRIQLKDHIDRSRKKRGEKEETEYEYSGSEEEDDSHGEEGEPSSIMNVPGESTLRREFLRLQQENKSNSEAVKQQLQQQQLQQQRDPEAHIQHLLHQRQRRIEEQKEERRRVEEQQRREREQRKLQEKEQQRLEDMQALRREEERRQAEREQEYIRHRLEEEQRQLEILQQQLLQEQALLLEYKRKQLEEQRQSERLQRQLQQEHAYLKSLQQQQQQQGLPADRKPLYHYGRSVAATDKPAWAREVEERTRMNKQQNSPLAKTKPSSTGPEPPIPQATPGPPGPLSQTPPMQRPVEPQEGPHKSLQDQPTRNLAAFPAAHEPDPAIPMPSATPSARGAVIRQNSDPTSEGPGPSPSPPAWVRPDSEAPPKVPQRTSSIAAALNTSGAGGTRPAQAVRARPRSNSAWQIYLQRRAERGTPKPPGPPAQPPGPPNACSNPDLRRSDPGWERPEGALPSHGHLPQAGSLERNRVGASSKLDSSPVLSPGNKAKPEDHRSRPGRPASYKRAIGEDFVLLKERALDEAPRPPKKAMDYSSSSEEVESSEDEEESNGEPSEGSRDTPGARDGDTDSVSTMVVHDVEEMAGTQTPYGGGTMVVQRTPEEERGLLHADSNGYTNLPDVVQPSHSPTESGKGQSPPSKDGGSDYQSRGLVKAPGKSSFTMFVDLGVYQPGGSGDTIPITALVGGEGGRLDQLQYDVRKGSVVNVNPTNTRAHSETPEIRKYKKRFNSEILCAALWGVNLLVGTENGLMLLDRSGQGKVYGLIGRRRFQQMDVLEGLNLLITISGKRNKLRVYYLSWLRNKILHNDPDVEKKQGWTTVGDMEGCGHYRVVKYERIKFLVIALKSSVEVYAWAPKPYHKFMAFKSFADLPHRPLLVDLTVEEGQRLKVIYGSSAGFHAVDVDSGNSYDIYIPVHIQSQITPHAIIFLPDTDGMEMLLCYEDEGVYVNTYGRIIKDVVLQWGEMPTSVAYICSNQIMGWGEKAIEIRSVETGHLDGVFMHKRAQRLKFLCERNDKVFFASVRSGGSSQVYFMTLNRNCIMNW, encoded by the exons GACCCTGCTGGAATCTTCGAGCTGGTGGAGGTGGTCGGCAATGGAACATACGGACAGGTGTACAAG GGTCGGCACGTCAAGACTGGGCAGCTGGCTGCCATCAAGGTTATGGACGTCACGGAG gacgaggaggaggagatCAAACAGGAGATCAACATGCTGAAGAAGTATTCGCACCACCGCAACATTGCCACCTACTACGGGGCCTTCATCAAGAAGAGCCCACCCGGGAACGACGACCAGCTCTGG CTGGTGATGGAGTTCTGCGGCGCGGGCTCCGTGACGGACCTGGTAAAGAACACGAAGGGGAACGCCCTGAAGGAGGACTGCATCGCCTACATCTGCCGGGAGATCCTGCGG GGTCTGGCCCATCTCCACGCTCACAAGGTGATCCATCGGGACATCAAGGGGCAGAACGTGCTGCTGACAGAGAATGCCGAGGTCAAGCTAG TGGATTTCGGGGTGAGTGCCCAGCTGGACCGCACCGTGGGCAGGCGGAACACTTTCATTGGGACCCCCTACTGGATGGCCCCAGAGGTCATTGCCTGTGACGAGAACCCCGACGCCACCTACGATTACCGG aGTGACATTTGGTCTCTAGGAATCACAGCCATCGAGATGGCAGAGGGGGCCCCCC CTCTGTGCGACATGCACCCCATGCGAGCCCTCTTCCTCATCCCACGGAACCCACCCCCCAGACTCAAGTCCAAGAAATG GTCTAAGAAGTTCACCGACTTCATCGATACATGTCTTATCAAGACGTACCTGAGCCGCCCGCCCACAGAGCAGCTGCTCAAGTTCCCCTTCATCCGCGACCAGCCCACTGAGCGCCAGGTCCGCATCCAGCTCAAGGACCACATAGACCGCTCCCGGAAGAAGCGAGGCGAGAAGG AGGAGACCGAGTATGAGTACAGCGGCAGCGAGGAGGAGGACGACAGCCATGGAGAGGAGGGCGAGCCCAG ctccaTCATGAACGTGCCCGGGGAGTCCACGCTGCGCCGGGAGTTCCTGCGGCTGCAGCAGGAGAACAAGAGCAACTCGGAGGCCGTGaagcagcagctgcagcagcagcagctccagcaGCAGCGCGACCCCGAGGCGCACATCCAGCACCTGCTGCACCAGCGCCAGCGCCGCATcgaggagcagaaggaggagcGGCGGCGCGTGGAGgag CAACAGCGGCGGGAGCGGGAGCAGCGGAAGctgcaggagaaggagcagcagcggCTGGAGGACATGCAGGCCCTGCGGCGGGAGGAGGAGCGGCGGCAGGCGGAGCGGGAGCAG gagTATATCCGTCACAGGCTAGAGGAGGAGCAGCGACAGCTCGAGATCCTCCAGCAACAGCTGCTCCAGGAACAGGCCCTGCTGCTG GAGTACAAGCGGAAGCAGCTGGAGGAGCAGCGGCAGTCGGAGCGGCTCCAGCGGCAGCTGCAGCAGGAGCACGCCTACCTCAAGtccctccagcagcagcagcagcagcagggcctgCCCGCGGACAGGAAGCCGCTCTACCACTACGGCCGCAGCGTCGCTGCCACCGACAAGCCGGCCTGGGCCCGGGAG GTGGAGGAGAGAACGAGGATGAACAAGCAGCAGAACTCTCCCTTGGCCAAGACCAAGCCCAGCAGCACAGGGCCCGagccccccatcccccaggccACCCCTGGGCCCCCGGGCCCACTTTCCCAAACCCCTCCTATGCAGAGGCCGGTGGAGCCCCAGGAGGGACCGCACAAG TCCCTGCAGGACCAGCCCACCCGAAACCTGGCTGCCTTCCCAGCCGCCCATGAGCCCGACCCCGCCATCCCCATGCCCAGCGCCACGCCCAGCGCCCGAGGAGCCGTCATCCGCCAGAACTCAGATCCCACCTCCGAAGGGCCTGGCCCTAGCCCGAGCCCCCCAGCCTGGGTCCGGCCGGATTCTGAGGCCCCACCCAAG GTACCTCAGAGGACCTCCTCCATCGCCGCTGCCCTCAACACCAGTGGGGCCGGAGGGACCCGGCCCGCTCAGGCTGTCCGCGCCAG ACCTCGCAGCAACTCCGCCTGGCAAATCTATCTGCAAAGGCGGGCAGAGCGGGGCACCCCCAAGCCTccagggccccctgctcagccccCTGGCCCGCCCAACGCCTGTAG CAACCCCGACCTCAGGAGGAGCGACCCTGGCTGGGAGCGCCCGGAAGGTGCCCTTCCGTCTCACGGGCACCTCCCGCAGGCCGGCTCGCTGGAGCGGAACCGCGTGGGAG CCTCCTCCAAACTGGACAGCTCCCCCGTGCTCTCCCCCGGGAACAAAGCCAAGCCCGAGGACCACCGCTCCCGGCCAGGCCGGCCCGCA AGCTATAAGCGTGCCATCGGTGAG gatTTCGTGCTGTTGAAAGAGCGAGCCCTGGACGAGGCCCCGCGGCCTCCCAAGAAGGCCATGGACTACTCGTCCTCCAGTGAGGAGGTCGAAAGCAGTGAAGATGAGGAGGAAAGCAACGGCGAGCCCTCCGAGGGGAGCAGAGATACCCCCGGGGCCCG CGACGGAGACACTGACAGTGTCAGCACCATGGTGGTCCACGATGTGGAGGAGATGGCTGGGACCCAGACTCCCTATGGGGGCGGCACCATGGTTGTCCAGCGC ACCCCCGAGGAGGAGCGCGGCCTGCTACACGCTGATAGCAATGGCTACACCAACCTTCCCGACGTCGTCCAGCCCAGCCACTCGCCCACAGAGAGTGGCAAAGGCCAAAGCCCCCCCTCGAAGGACGGAGGCAGCGAC taCCAGTCTCGTGGGCTGGTAAAGGCCCCTGGCAAGAGCTCATTCACCATGTTTGTGGACCTAGGGGTCTACCAGCCCGGAGGCAGTGGGGACACCATCCCCATCACAG CCCTGGTAGGGGGAGAGGGTGGCCGGCTGGATCAGCTCCAGTACGACGTCCGGAAAGGGTCCGTGGTCAACGTGAACCCCACCAACACCCGTGCCCACAGCGAGACCCCCGAGATTCGGAAGTACAAGAAGCGGTTCAATTCAGAGATCCTCTGTGCGGCCCTTTGGG GCGTCAACCTGCTGGTGGGCACGGAGAACGGCCTGATGCTGCTGGACCGCAGTGGCCAGGGCAAGGTGTACGGGCTCATCGGGCGGCGGCGCTTCCAGCAAATGGACGTGCTAGAAGGTCTCAACCTGCTCATCACCATCTCAG GGAAAAGGAACAAACTGCGGGTTTATTACCTGTCTTGGCTCCGGAACAAGATTCTGCACAACGACCCGGATGTGGAGAAGAAGCAGGGCTGGACCACCGTGGGGGACATGGAGGGCTGCGGGCACTACCGCGTGG TGAAATACGAGCGCATTAAGTTCCTGGTCATCGCCCTGAAGAGCTCCGTGGAGGTGTACGCCTGGGCTCCCAAGCCCTACCACAAGTTCATGGCCTTCAAG TCCTTCGCCGACCTCCCTCACCGCCCTCTGCTGGTCGACCTGACCGTGGAAGAGGGTCAGCGGCTCAAGGTCATCTATGGCTCCAGCGCTGGCTTCCATGCGGTGGACGTGGACTCGGGGAACAGCTACGACATCTACATCCCCGTGCAC ATCCAGAGCCAGATCACGCCCCACGCCATTATCTTCCTCCCCGACACTGACGGCATGGAGATGCTGCTCTGCTACGAGGATGAGGGCGTCTACGTGAACACCTACGGGCGGATCATTAAGGACGTGGTGCTGCAGTGGGGAGAGATGCCCACCTCCGTGG CCTACATCTGCTCCAACCAGATCATGGGCTGGGGCGAGAAAGCCATTGAGATCCGCTCAGTGGAGACGGGCCACCTGGACGGCGTCTTCATGCACAAACGGGCCCAGAGGCTCAAGTTCCTGTGCGAGCGGAACGACAAG GTGTTCTTCGCCTCAGTCCGCTCTGGGGGCAGCAGCCAGGTTTACTTCATGACACTGAACCGGAACTGCATCATGAACTGGTGA
- the MINK1 gene encoding misshapen-like kinase 1 isoform X7: protein MGDPAPARSLDDIDLSALRDPAGIFELVEVVGNGTYGQVYKGRHVKTGQLAAIKVMDVTEDEEEEIKQEINMLKKYSHHRNIATYYGAFIKKSPPGNDDQLWLVMEFCGAGSVTDLVKNTKGNALKEDCIAYICREILRGLAHLHAHKVIHRDIKGQNVLLTENAEVKLVDFGVSAQLDRTVGRRNTFIGTPYWMAPEVIACDENPDATYDYRSDIWSLGITAIEMAEGAPPLCDMHPMRALFLIPRNPPPRLKSKKWSKKFTDFIDTCLIKTYLSRPPTEQLLKFPFIRDQPTERQVRIQLKDHIDRSRKKRGEKEETEYEYSGSEEEDDSHGEEGEPSSIMNVPGESTLRREFLRLQQENKSNSEAVKQQLQQQQLQQQRDPEAHIQHLLHQRQRRIEEQKEERRRVEEQQRREREQRKLQEKEQQRLEDMQALRREEERRQAEREQEYKRKQLEEQRQSERLQRQLQQEHAYLKSLQQQQQQQGLPADRKPLYHYGRSVAATDKPAWAREVEERTRMNKQQNSPLAKTKPSSTGPEPPIPQATPGPPGPLSQTPPMQRPVEPQEGPHKSLQDQPTRNLAAFPAAHEPDPAIPMPSATPSARGAVIRQNSDPTSEGPGPSPSPPAWVRPDSEAPPKVPQRTSSIAAALNTSGAGGTRPAQAVRARPRSNSAWQIYLQRRAERGTPKPPGPPAQPPGPPNACSNPDLRRSDPGWERPEGALPSHGHLPQAGSLERNRVGASSKLDSSPVLSPGNKAKPEDHRSRPGRPADFVLLKERALDEAPRPPKKAMDYSSSSEEVESSEDEEESNGEPSEGSRDTPGARDGDTDSVSTMVVHDVEEMAGTQTPYGGGTMVVQRTPEEERGLLHADSNGYTNLPDVVQPSHSPTESGKGQSPPSKDGGSDYQSRGLVKAPGKSSFTMFVDLGVYQPGGSGDTIPITALVGGEGGRLDQLQYDVRKGSVVNVNPTNTRAHSETPEIRKYKKRFNSEILCAALWGVNLLVGTENGLMLLDRSGQGKVYGLIGRRRFQQMDVLEGLNLLITISGKRNKLRVYYLSWLRNKILHNDPDVEKKQGWTTVGDMEGCGHYRVVKYERIKFLVIALKSSVEVYAWAPKPYHKFMAFKSFADLPHRPLLVDLTVEEGQRLKVIYGSSAGFHAVDVDSGNSYDIYIPVHIQSQITPHAIIFLPDTDGMEMLLCYEDEGVYVNTYGRIIKDVVLQWGEMPTSVAYICSNQIMGWGEKAIEIRSVETGHLDGVFMHKRAQRLKFLCERNDKVFFASVRSGGSSQVYFMTLNRNCIMNW from the exons GACCCTGCTGGAATCTTCGAGCTGGTGGAGGTGGTCGGCAATGGAACATACGGACAGGTGTACAAG GGTCGGCACGTCAAGACTGGGCAGCTGGCTGCCATCAAGGTTATGGACGTCACGGAG gacgaggaggaggagatCAAACAGGAGATCAACATGCTGAAGAAGTATTCGCACCACCGCAACATTGCCACCTACTACGGGGCCTTCATCAAGAAGAGCCCACCCGGGAACGACGACCAGCTCTGG CTGGTGATGGAGTTCTGCGGCGCGGGCTCCGTGACGGACCTGGTAAAGAACACGAAGGGGAACGCCCTGAAGGAGGACTGCATCGCCTACATCTGCCGGGAGATCCTGCGG GGTCTGGCCCATCTCCACGCTCACAAGGTGATCCATCGGGACATCAAGGGGCAGAACGTGCTGCTGACAGAGAATGCCGAGGTCAAGCTAG TGGATTTCGGGGTGAGTGCCCAGCTGGACCGCACCGTGGGCAGGCGGAACACTTTCATTGGGACCCCCTACTGGATGGCCCCAGAGGTCATTGCCTGTGACGAGAACCCCGACGCCACCTACGATTACCGG aGTGACATTTGGTCTCTAGGAATCACAGCCATCGAGATGGCAGAGGGGGCCCCCC CTCTGTGCGACATGCACCCCATGCGAGCCCTCTTCCTCATCCCACGGAACCCACCCCCCAGACTCAAGTCCAAGAAATG GTCTAAGAAGTTCACCGACTTCATCGATACATGTCTTATCAAGACGTACCTGAGCCGCCCGCCCACAGAGCAGCTGCTCAAGTTCCCCTTCATCCGCGACCAGCCCACTGAGCGCCAGGTCCGCATCCAGCTCAAGGACCACATAGACCGCTCCCGGAAGAAGCGAGGCGAGAAGG AGGAGACCGAGTATGAGTACAGCGGCAGCGAGGAGGAGGACGACAGCCATGGAGAGGAGGGCGAGCCCAG ctccaTCATGAACGTGCCCGGGGAGTCCACGCTGCGCCGGGAGTTCCTGCGGCTGCAGCAGGAGAACAAGAGCAACTCGGAGGCCGTGaagcagcagctgcagcagcagcagctccagcaGCAGCGCGACCCCGAGGCGCACATCCAGCACCTGCTGCACCAGCGCCAGCGCCGCATcgaggagcagaaggaggagcGGCGGCGCGTGGAGgag CAACAGCGGCGGGAGCGGGAGCAGCGGAAGctgcaggagaaggagcagcagcggCTGGAGGACATGCAGGCCCTGCGGCGGGAGGAGGAGCGGCGGCAGGCGGAGCGGGAGCAG GAGTACAAGCGGAAGCAGCTGGAGGAGCAGCGGCAGTCGGAGCGGCTCCAGCGGCAGCTGCAGCAGGAGCACGCCTACCTCAAGtccctccagcagcagcagcagcagcagggcctgCCCGCGGACAGGAAGCCGCTCTACCACTACGGCCGCAGCGTCGCTGCCACCGACAAGCCGGCCTGGGCCCGGGAG GTGGAGGAGAGAACGAGGATGAACAAGCAGCAGAACTCTCCCTTGGCCAAGACCAAGCCCAGCAGCACAGGGCCCGagccccccatcccccaggccACCCCTGGGCCCCCGGGCCCACTTTCCCAAACCCCTCCTATGCAGAGGCCGGTGGAGCCCCAGGAGGGACCGCACAAG TCCCTGCAGGACCAGCCCACCCGAAACCTGGCTGCCTTCCCAGCCGCCCATGAGCCCGACCCCGCCATCCCCATGCCCAGCGCCACGCCCAGCGCCCGAGGAGCCGTCATCCGCCAGAACTCAGATCCCACCTCCGAAGGGCCTGGCCCTAGCCCGAGCCCCCCAGCCTGGGTCCGGCCGGATTCTGAGGCCCCACCCAAG GTACCTCAGAGGACCTCCTCCATCGCCGCTGCCCTCAACACCAGTGGGGCCGGAGGGACCCGGCCCGCTCAGGCTGTCCGCGCCAG ACCTCGCAGCAACTCCGCCTGGCAAATCTATCTGCAAAGGCGGGCAGAGCGGGGCACCCCCAAGCCTccagggccccctgctcagccccCTGGCCCGCCCAACGCCTGTAG CAACCCCGACCTCAGGAGGAGCGACCCTGGCTGGGAGCGCCCGGAAGGTGCCCTTCCGTCTCACGGGCACCTCCCGCAGGCCGGCTCGCTGGAGCGGAACCGCGTGGGAG CCTCCTCCAAACTGGACAGCTCCCCCGTGCTCTCCCCCGGGAACAAAGCCAAGCCCGAGGACCACCGCTCCCGGCCAGGCCGGCCCGCA gatTTCGTGCTGTTGAAAGAGCGAGCCCTGGACGAGGCCCCGCGGCCTCCCAAGAAGGCCATGGACTACTCGTCCTCCAGTGAGGAGGTCGAAAGCAGTGAAGATGAGGAGGAAAGCAACGGCGAGCCCTCCGAGGGGAGCAGAGATACCCCCGGGGCCCG CGACGGAGACACTGACAGTGTCAGCACCATGGTGGTCCACGATGTGGAGGAGATGGCTGGGACCCAGACTCCCTATGGGGGCGGCACCATGGTTGTCCAGCGC ACCCCCGAGGAGGAGCGCGGCCTGCTACACGCTGATAGCAATGGCTACACCAACCTTCCCGACGTCGTCCAGCCCAGCCACTCGCCCACAGAGAGTGGCAAAGGCCAAAGCCCCCCCTCGAAGGACGGAGGCAGCGAC taCCAGTCTCGTGGGCTGGTAAAGGCCCCTGGCAAGAGCTCATTCACCATGTTTGTGGACCTAGGGGTCTACCAGCCCGGAGGCAGTGGGGACACCATCCCCATCACAG CCCTGGTAGGGGGAGAGGGTGGCCGGCTGGATCAGCTCCAGTACGACGTCCGGAAAGGGTCCGTGGTCAACGTGAACCCCACCAACACCCGTGCCCACAGCGAGACCCCCGAGATTCGGAAGTACAAGAAGCGGTTCAATTCAGAGATCCTCTGTGCGGCCCTTTGGG GCGTCAACCTGCTGGTGGGCACGGAGAACGGCCTGATGCTGCTGGACCGCAGTGGCCAGGGCAAGGTGTACGGGCTCATCGGGCGGCGGCGCTTCCAGCAAATGGACGTGCTAGAAGGTCTCAACCTGCTCATCACCATCTCAG GGAAAAGGAACAAACTGCGGGTTTATTACCTGTCTTGGCTCCGGAACAAGATTCTGCACAACGACCCGGATGTGGAGAAGAAGCAGGGCTGGACCACCGTGGGGGACATGGAGGGCTGCGGGCACTACCGCGTGG TGAAATACGAGCGCATTAAGTTCCTGGTCATCGCCCTGAAGAGCTCCGTGGAGGTGTACGCCTGGGCTCCCAAGCCCTACCACAAGTTCATGGCCTTCAAG TCCTTCGCCGACCTCCCTCACCGCCCTCTGCTGGTCGACCTGACCGTGGAAGAGGGTCAGCGGCTCAAGGTCATCTATGGCTCCAGCGCTGGCTTCCATGCGGTGGACGTGGACTCGGGGAACAGCTACGACATCTACATCCCCGTGCAC ATCCAGAGCCAGATCACGCCCCACGCCATTATCTTCCTCCCCGACACTGACGGCATGGAGATGCTGCTCTGCTACGAGGATGAGGGCGTCTACGTGAACACCTACGGGCGGATCATTAAGGACGTGGTGCTGCAGTGGGGAGAGATGCCCACCTCCGTGG CCTACATCTGCTCCAACCAGATCATGGGCTGGGGCGAGAAAGCCATTGAGATCCGCTCAGTGGAGACGGGCCACCTGGACGGCGTCTTCATGCACAAACGGGCCCAGAGGCTCAAGTTCCTGTGCGAGCGGAACGACAAG GTGTTCTTCGCCTCAGTCCGCTCTGGGGGCAGCAGCCAGGTTTACTTCATGACACTGAACCGGAACTGCATCATGAACTGGTGA